The Octadecabacter arcticus 238 genome contains a region encoding:
- a CDS encoding DUF2948 family protein produces MNSSTRDATFEDGNEAPLRLKALDIEDLAVLSGLVQDAVFPGTEMKWDRRARRFALLLNRFRWEDADKAEARKGAYERVQSVLVIEDAMRVQTSGVDARDGDIVLSVLSVTFEAGTDGGGFVVLTLAGDGAIRVEVEALEIVLKDVTRPYVAPSKAMPKHDD; encoded by the coding sequence ATGAATAGTTCAACACGCGACGCAACCTTTGAAGACGGAAACGAAGCGCCCTTGCGTCTGAAAGCCCTGGATATCGAAGATCTGGCCGTGCTGTCGGGCCTTGTGCAAGATGCAGTTTTTCCAGGAACTGAAATGAAATGGGATCGCAGGGCACGTCGCTTTGCGTTGCTGTTGAACCGGTTTCGCTGGGAAGACGCTGACAAAGCAGAGGCTCGCAAGGGTGCCTATGAACGTGTTCAGTCCGTATTGGTGATCGAGGACGCGATGCGCGTGCAGACCAGCGGCGTCGATGCGCGTGATGGCGACATTGTCCTATCGGTTTTGAGCGTGACGTTTGAGGCGGGGACGGATGGTGGCGGATTTGTAGTTCTAACCTTGGCGGGCGATGGCGCGATTCGTGTTGAGGTCGAGGCGCTGGAAATTGTGCTTAAGGACGTGACGCGACCATACGTGGCACCGTCAAAGGCGATGCCGAAACACGACGATTAG
- a CDS encoding UPF0262 family protein, giving the protein MAKIIHIELDDSALPPPTPEIEQERKVAMFDLLEDNSFILPTRDGKEAPTGPYRLGLSIRQKRLVFEIKTEKSEAAGEFHLSLGPFRQVVKDYFLICESYFDAVKTAAPSQIETIDMARRGIHDEGARILQERLEGKAEVDYDTSRRLFTLICVLHFGG; this is encoded by the coding sequence TTGGCAAAGATTATCCACATTGAACTGGACGATAGCGCGCTGCCGCCGCCGACGCCCGAGATTGAACAGGAACGCAAAGTTGCGATGTTTGATCTGTTAGAAGATAACTCATTTATCTTGCCGACCCGCGATGGAAAAGAGGCACCTACGGGGCCGTACCGGTTGGGGCTTTCTATTCGCCAGAAGCGCTTAGTTTTTGAAATTAAAACAGAAAAAAGCGAAGCGGCAGGTGAGTTTCATTTGTCTCTCGGCCCGTTCCGACAAGTCGTCAAAGACTACTTTCTGATTTGTGAGAGCTATTTTGACGCGGTCAAGACCGCCGCCCCAAGCCAGATTGAGACAATCGATATGGCGCGACGTGGCATCCATGATGAGGGCGCGCGCATCCTGCAAGAGCGCTTGGAGGGGAAGGCCGAAGTCGACTATGACACCTCACGGCGCCTGTTTACGCTCATCTGTGTTTTGCATTTCGGGGGCTGA
- a CDS encoding DUF6444 domain-containing protein, which yields MDQVTALEQLLATALRRIAELEAALASMAQENADLRRQLAKNSSNSSKPPSSDGLKKPVPRSLRGKSGKKSGG from the coding sequence ATGGACCAAGTTACTGCTCTTGAACAACTCCTCGCCACGGCTCTGCGCAGGATCGCCGAGTTGGAAGCCGCGTTGGCGAGCATGGCGCAAGAGAATGCGGATCTGCGGCGTCAGTTGGCCAAGAACAGCAGTAATAGCAGCAAGCCGCCTTCGAGTGATGGGTTGAAGAAGCCGGTACCGCGTAGCCTGCGTGGTAAGTCCGGTAAGAAAAGTGGTGGTTAA
- a CDS encoding ribonuclease E/G yields MKGRMIVLDHVGGREAAALMVDGILQDLMIDDEGAPRPGAIFRAICDRPLKGQGGMMLRLPDGEIAFLRHGKGLAPGQAILVQVTGYADDGKAIPVTDRVLFKSRYAIVTPGKPGINVSRQIKEDDVRERLLACAHDAGVSDGFGLILRSSCEAASEEDIGEDIAAMDALAAAIMADTDGVAEMLTEGDGPHGLAWREWVEAAQVVTDDGGFEDHGVLDQIAAIASPRVALEASAFMYVEPTHALIAVDVNTGGDTSPASSLKANLAACKVLPRALRLRGLGGQIVIDMAPMPKTMRKQVEAAMRSAFRADSIDTALVGWTPLGHFELQRKRERLPIPMGLA; encoded by the coding sequence ATGAAGGGACGCATGATCGTTCTGGACCATGTGGGGGGCCGTGAGGCTGCTGCGCTTATGGTTGATGGAATTCTGCAGGACTTGATGATTGACGATGAGGGCGCGCCGCGCCCCGGTGCGATTTTTCGCGCGATCTGTGATCGTCCGCTAAAAGGGCAGGGCGGCATGATGTTGCGCCTGCCCGATGGTGAAATAGCGTTCTTGCGCCATGGGAAGGGGCTTGCGCCCGGTCAGGCGATTTTGGTGCAGGTGACGGGATATGCCGACGACGGCAAAGCCATTCCGGTGACCGACCGCGTGTTGTTCAAAAGCCGCTATGCGATTGTGACGCCTGGCAAGCCTGGCATCAATGTCAGCCGCCAAATCAAAGAAGACGACGTGCGCGAACGCCTGTTGGCCTGCGCCCATGATGCGGGCGTGTCTGACGGGTTCGGTTTAATCCTGCGCTCATCGTGCGAGGCGGCAAGCGAGGAGGACATTGGCGAAGACATTGCGGCGATGGACGCTTTGGCTGCCGCAATTATGGCTGACACGGATGGTGTCGCCGAAATGTTGACCGAGGGCGACGGGCCGCATGGTTTGGCGTGGCGCGAATGGGTCGAGGCGGCGCAGGTCGTCACCGACGATGGTGGATTTGAAGACCACGGCGTGCTGGACCAGATCGCGGCGATTGCAAGCCCGCGCGTCGCGCTTGAGGCGTCGGCGTTCATGTACGTCGAGCCCACACACGCCTTGATCGCCGTGGATGTGAACACAGGCGGCGACACGTCTCCTGCGTCCTCGCTGAAGGCGAATTTGGCAGCGTGCAAGGTCTTGCCGCGGGCGTTGCGCCTGCGCGGGCTTGGTGGGCAGATTGTGATTGATATGGCGCCGATGCCAAAGACGATGCGCAAACAGGTTGAAGCGGCGATGCGATCGGCCTTTCGCGCCGACAGTATTGATACGGCGCTGGTCGGCTGGACGCCGCTGGGCCACTTTGAATTGCAGCGCAAACGTGAAAGGCTGCCAATCCCGATGGGGTTAGCGTAA
- a CDS encoding IS630 family transposase: MLHLKLEPKTRPRAPRDIRFKWSYIFGAACPARGTAAGLVLPYVNAEAMGLHLDEIAKAVAPGSHALLIVDGAGWHGAKCLQVPDKITLVKLPPYSPELNPMENVWAYLRANKLAITVFDTYDEILDKCAQAWNFFANDPERISSITDREWARVT, translated from the coding sequence GTGTTGCATTTGAAACTTGAGCCTAAGACTCGCCCGCGCGCACCCCGTGATATACGCTTCAAATGGAGTTATATCTTTGGTGCCGCTTGTCCCGCACGTGGTACCGCCGCAGGTCTCGTCCTGCCCTACGTCAACGCCGAGGCTATGGGGCTGCATCTTGATGAGATCGCAAAAGCTGTCGCACCCGGCTCACATGCCTTGCTGATTGTTGATGGGGCGGGTTGGCATGGCGCAAAATGTTTGCAGGTGCCAGATAAAATTACGCTCGTTAAGCTGCCACCGTATTCACCCGAACTGAACCCCATGGAAAACGTCTGGGCTTATCTGCGAGCCAATAAACTCGCAATCACAGTTTTCGACACCTATGACGAAATACTCGACAAATGTGCACAAGCTTGGAACTTCTTTGCGAACGACCCAGAGCGAATAAGTTCAATCACAGATCGAGAATGGGCAAGGGTCACTTAA
- a CDS encoding DUF4422 domain-containing protein, producing MPILEHVEGNKIDVSRDQDQSRLYGFLAERLFNIYLWKMQDDEDYSVLNFPIVKF from the coding sequence ATGCCAATCTTGGAGCATGTTGAGGGCAATAAAATTGATGTCTCCAGGGATCAAGATCAATCTAGATTATACGGTTTTTTGGCAGAACGTTTGTTCAATATCTATCTTTGGAAAATGCAGGATGACGAAGATTATTCGGTTCTGAATTTCCCGATAGTCAAGTTCTGA
- a CDS encoding Maf family protein, which produces MSNPKLILGSGSPRRLELLAQLGLLPDAVRAPDINEDPKEAEKPRDYVRRMAHEKAQASVCAADEVVLCADTTVAVGRRILGKPADAAEAEAFLRLMSGRRHKVITAIAIKTPEGIRVKDVVTDVKMKRLSDVEIAGYLATDDWRGKAGGYAIQGPASAFIPWISGSYSAVVGLPLAETANVLQSAGIGLWSQAGPK; this is translated from the coding sequence ATGTCGAACCCTAAACTCATTCTAGGCTCAGGTTCCCCGCGCAGGTTGGAGCTTTTGGCGCAGCTTGGGCTGTTGCCAGATGCTGTGCGCGCACCTGATATCAATGAGGACCCGAAAGAGGCAGAAAAGCCGCGCGATTATGTGCGGCGTATGGCGCATGAAAAGGCGCAAGCGTCCGTATGTGCGGCTGATGAGGTCGTGTTGTGCGCGGACACCACGGTTGCCGTGGGTCGCCGTATTCTGGGCAAGCCTGCGGACGCGGCCGAGGCGGAAGCGTTTTTGCGGCTGATGTCCGGGCGACGCCACAAAGTCATCACCGCCATTGCGATCAAGACACCGGAAGGCATCCGGGTGAAGGACGTTGTGACGGACGTTAAGATGAAGCGGTTGAGCGACGTTGAAATCGCCGGTTATCTGGCGACGGATGACTGGCGCGGCAAGGCGGGTGGTTATGCCATTCAAGGACCGGCCAGCGCGTTCATTCCGTGGATCTCAGGGTCGTATTCGGCGGTGGTGGGGCTGCCTTTGGCGGAGACGGCGAATGTATTGCAATCGGCTGGCATCGGGCTTTGGTCCCAAGCAGGGCCGAAATGA
- a CDS encoding IS256 family transposase — translation MAGVKAGQNLTRSNTPMKNDTQILPFHQSETIVDPLTELAREGARRMLAEALKAEADAFVASFADEQLEDGRQRIVRHGFGPERQIQTGIGSLDVQRPKVRDRLATPDPSKKIRFTSNILPKWARRSVSLDALSPVLYLKGISTGDFQEALSAIMGTDAPNLSPSVISRLTAGWQAQYDTWTRRDLSARHYVYIWADGVYLQARMEENAECMLVIIGATPEGKKELIGFQVGLRESAQSWHELLTDIKSRGLSVAPEIAVGDGAMGFWNALDRAFPGTKHQRCWVHKVKNVLNCFPKQMAPAVKSDLDNIQHAGTRKEAEAALAVFSEKYEVKYPKGVACLIKDQDAMLAFFDFPAEHWGHLRTSNPIESVFATVRHRTVRTKGALSQKTAKLMVFTLIQAASKKWLRLKGRNQLPKVIDGIKFNDGVEVTGDTENHAA, via the coding sequence GTGGCAGGTGTCAAAGCCGGCCAGAACCTCACAAGGAGCAATACGCCTATGAAGAACGATACACAGATCCTGCCGTTCCACCAATCGGAAACGATCGTAGATCCGTTGACAGAGCTTGCACGGGAGGGTGCCCGCCGGATGTTGGCGGAAGCGCTGAAAGCCGAAGCTGATGCATTTGTCGCCAGCTTTGCAGATGAACAGCTGGAGGATGGCCGCCAGCGGATTGTGCGGCATGGATTTGGCCCTGAACGGCAGATCCAGACCGGCATTGGTTCTCTGGATGTCCAGCGGCCCAAGGTGCGCGACCGGCTGGCAACACCTGATCCGTCCAAAAAAATCCGCTTTACATCGAACATACTGCCGAAATGGGCGCGCCGCTCGGTAAGCTTAGATGCCTTGTCGCCGGTGCTTTATCTGAAAGGCATTTCAACGGGTGATTTTCAAGAAGCGCTGTCAGCCATTATGGGCACCGACGCGCCGAACCTTTCGCCAAGCGTCATTTCGCGACTGACGGCTGGATGGCAGGCACAATATGACACCTGGACCCGGCGTGATCTCTCTGCTCGTCACTATGTCTACATCTGGGCCGATGGCGTCTATCTTCAGGCCCGGATGGAAGAAAATGCCGAATGCATGCTGGTGATCATCGGTGCAACACCGGAGGGCAAGAAAGAATTGATCGGCTTTCAGGTCGGTCTGCGGGAGAGCGCACAGAGTTGGCATGAGTTACTGACCGACATAAAAAGTCGTGGGTTGTCCGTCGCACCGGAAATTGCGGTTGGTGACGGGGCCATGGGGTTTTGGAACGCGCTGGACAGGGCATTTCCAGGCACAAAACACCAACGGTGTTGGGTGCATAAGGTGAAGAATGTTCTGAATTGTTTTCCCAAGCAGATGGCACCGGCTGTGAAGTCAGATCTGGATAACATCCAGCACGCAGGGACGCGCAAAGAAGCAGAAGCGGCGCTGGCAGTGTTCTCTGAGAAATATGAGGTCAAATATCCAAAGGGCGTTGCATGTCTAATCAAGGATCAAGACGCGATGCTCGCATTCTTTGATTTTCCGGCGGAACATTGGGGCCATCTACGCACTTCAAACCCTATAGAAAGCGTGTTTGCCACCGTCCGACACAGAACGGTTCGTACCAAAGGCGCACTGTCGCAAAAAACTGCAAAGCTGATGGTTTTTACCCTCATTCAGGCCGCATCAAAGAAATGGTTGAGGCTCAAGGGTAGAAACCAGTTGCCAAAAGTCATCGATGGCATCAAATTCAACGACGGTGTCGAAGTGACCGGTGACACCGAAAACCACGCCGCCTGA
- a CDS encoding DUF4422 domain-containing protein — MNPSSGKNISSKNSGYCELTGQYWVWKNTRSDYVGFFHYRRYVTF, encoded by the coding sequence TTGAATCCAAGCAGTGGAAAGAATATTTCATCAAAAAACTCTGGTTACTGTGAATTAACAGGGCAATACTGGGTTTGGAAGAATACACGTTCTGACTACGTTGGCTTCTTTCATTACAGGAGATATGTCACTTTTTGA
- a CDS encoding DNA gyrase inhibitor YacG, with product MACPICDKETNAAFRPFCSKRCGDVDLAKWLGGGYAIASTDPDDMDELIDALEKAAEDPELPRPS from the coding sequence ATGGCCTGCCCGATCTGTGACAAAGAGACGAATGCAGCGTTCCGCCCGTTCTGTTCCAAACGCTGTGGCGATGTCGACTTGGCGAAATGGCTGGGCGGTGGCTACGCCATTGCGTCAACGGATCCTGATGACATGGATGAGTTGATCGACGCGCTTGAGAAAGCCGCTGAGGACCCTGAATTGCCGCGTCCGTCCTGA
- a CDS encoding IS630 family transposase (programmed frameshift) has product MGGAIKITRTDMSAKDLRRAAKRTKDGRVVRRLLVIALVLDGVDRETAARSSGMDRQTLRDWAHRFNAEGIEGLSDRNGKGAKPRLSPKQQAQFVAWVEAGPDPVKDGVVRWRCVDLQARVEEGFDVKLHVRTIGKYLTKHGFRRLSVRPEHPKTDREAQQTFKKTLPGLVSDTLPEHAKGKPLEVWFQDEARVGQQGTLTRKWAKRGTRPRAPRDIRFKWSYIFGAACPARGTAAGLVLPYVNAEAMGLHLDEIAKAVAPGSHALLIVDGAGWHGAKCLQVPDKITLVKLPPYSPELNPMENVWAYLRANKLAITVFDTYDEILDKCAQAWNFFANDPERISSITGREWARVT; this is encoded by the exons ATGGGTGGAGCCATAAAAATTACGCGCACGGATATGTCTGCGAAAGATTTGCGCCGTGCGGCAAAGCGAACCAAGGATGGGCGGGTTGTACGGCGACTACTGGTCATAGCGCTGGTGCTTGATGGGGTGGATCGTGAAACGGCTGCCCGCAGCAGTGGTATGGATCGACAAACACTTCGGGATTGGGCGCATCGCTTTAACGCAGAAGGCATTGAGGGGTTATCGGATCGGAATGGCAAGGGGGCAAAACCACGGTTGTCGCCCAAGCAACAGGCGCAATTTGTGGCGTGGGTGGAGGCCGGGCCCGACCCAGTAAAAGATGGCGTAGTACGATGGCGTTGTGTCGACTTGCAGGCTCGTGTTGAAGAGGGGTTCGACGTGAAACTGCATGTGCGTACGATTGGGAAATATCTAACCAAGCATGGCTTTCGCCGCCTGTCTGTGCGTCCAGAGCATCCGAAAACTGATCGCGAAGCGCAGCAGACTTTTAAAAAAACTTTACCAG GCCTCGTAAGCGATACTCTGCCAGAACATGCAAAGGGGAAGCCTCTTGAGGTATGGTTCCAAGATGAAGCCCGCGTTGGACAACAGGGGACACTCACCCGTAAATGGGCCAAGCGTGGAACTCGCCCGCGCGCACCCCGTGATATACGCTTCAAATGGAGTTATATCTTTGGTGCCGCTTGTCCCGCACGTGGTACCGCCGCAGGTCTCGTCCTGCCCTACGTCAACGCCGAGGCTATGGGGCTGCATCTTGATGAGATCGCAAAAGCTGTCGCACCCGGCTCACATGCCTTGCTGATTGTTGATGGGGCGGGGTGGCATGGCGCAAAATGTTTGCAGGTGCCAGATAAAATTACGCTCGTTAAGCTGCCACCGTATTCACCCGAACTGAACCCCATGGAAAACGTCTGGGCTTATCTGCGAGCCAATAAACTCGCAATCACAGTTTTCGACACCTATGACGAAATACTCGACAAATGTGCACAAGCTTGGAACTTCTTTGCGAACGACCCAGAGCGAATAAGTTCAATCACAGGTCGAGAATGGGCAAGGGTCACTTAA
- a CDS encoding IS30 family transposase codes for MDIRSKHLSSEDRGVILAEHNRGSSQRLIGQLLHRPASTICRELARGRQEDGSYCPQAARQAYDARRARCRRERKLVEGSDLYRFVHGKLVHLHWSPEQIAQRLRLMKPDDPSAHVSHETIYAAIYAQPRGGLKAAMIEALRQAKPKRGLKRRTAAGSAMVPESLRIINRPEEIEARLVPGHWEGDLIKGAFNRSSVGTLVERKTRFVILCKMDGNGAEAALDSFTRQMRRLPAALRKSMTYDRGSEMACHPELARRLKIDIWFCDPHAPWQRGSNENTNGLLRQYMPKGTDLNGASQTWLNDVANLMNNRPRKTLGWRTPAEAMADEIAAFKSTVALDV; via the coding sequence ATGGACATACGAAGCAAGCACCTCAGCAGCGAGGACCGTGGCGTGATATTAGCCGAGCATAATAGGGGCAGCAGTCAGCGGTTGATCGGCCAGCTTTTGCATCGCCCGGCGAGCACGATCTGCCGTGAGCTGGCGCGAGGTCGGCAGGAAGACGGCAGCTATTGCCCGCAAGCGGCGCGGCAGGCCTATGATGCCCGGCGTGCGCGCTGCCGCCGCGAGCGCAAGCTTGTGGAGGGGAGCGATCTTTATCGTTTTGTTCATGGCAAGCTCGTACATCTGCACTGGTCGCCTGAGCAGATTGCGCAGAGACTGCGTCTCATGAAGCCTGATGATCCATCCGCCCATGTGAGCCATGAGACCATCTATGCCGCGATTTACGCGCAGCCACGTGGTGGGCTGAAGGCGGCGATGATCGAGGCGTTGCGTCAAGCGAAGCCTAAGCGTGGGCTCAAGCGCAGGACAGCGGCGGGCAGTGCTATGGTCCCGGAATCATTGCGCATTATCAATCGCCCTGAAGAGATCGAAGCGCGACTGGTACCAGGCCATTGGGAGGGCGACCTCATCAAGGGCGCATTCAATCGCTCGTCAGTGGGGACCTTGGTCGAGCGCAAGACACGCTTTGTCATTCTTTGCAAAATGGACGGCAATGGGGCCGAGGCCGCGCTCGACAGCTTCACCCGCCAGATGAGACGACTACCCGCTGCTTTGCGCAAGAGCATGACCTACGACCGCGGCTCCGAAATGGCCTGCCACCCCGAACTCGCCAGACGGTTGAAGATCGATATCTGGTTCTGCGATCCGCATGCGCCTTGGCAGCGTGGCAGCAACGAGAACACCAACGGACTGCTGCGTCAGTACATGCCCAAAGGAACTGACCTGAACGGTGCAAGCCAAACATGGCTGAACGACGTTGCAAACCTGATGAACAACCGCCCGAGAAAAACTCTCGGTTGGAGAACACCCGCTGAAGCCATGGCCGACGAAATCGCGGCCTTCAAATCAACCGTTGCACTTGATGTTTGA
- a CDS encoding IS66 family transposase — protein sequence MNAHVQYGKRIRAAAVYCNVQQLIPEDRVCQLLRDLFGATSLCAASVTNWVNGTARTLGGVVEHILARLNEGGVRHLDETGLRVDGKLHWLHSISDLAFTHYRISAKRGAVPSFLTGGTIVHDHWKSYYAHMIPTAELSDPCPFSTCD from the coding sequence GTGAATGCACACGTGCAATACGGTAAGCGCATTCGGGCGGCGGCGGTCTACTGCAATGTTCAGCAGCTGATCCCCGAGGATCGGGTCTGCCAACTCCTGCGTGATTTGTTTGGTGCCACCAGCCTATGCGCGGCCAGCGTGACCAACTGGGTGAACGGCACAGCGCGTACCTTGGGTGGCGTCGTCGAACACATTCTGGCCCGGCTCAATGAAGGCGGCGTTCGGCATCTGGATGAGACCGGACTTCGTGTTGATGGTAAGCTGCACTGGCTGCACTCAATCAGCGATCTCGCCTTCACGCATTATCGCATCAGCGCCAAGCGCGGTGCTGTTCCATCCTTCCTGACCGGCGGGACAATTGTTCATGACCACTGGAAGTCCTATTACGCCCATATGATACCAACGGCCGAATTAAGTGACCCTTGCCCATTCTCGACCTGTGATTGA
- the infA gene encoding translation initiation factor IF-1: protein MAKEELLEFPGVVKELLPNATFLVELENGHTIIAHTAGKMRKNRIRVLAGDKVQVEMTPYDLTKGRINYRFK from the coding sequence ATGGCCAAGGAAGAACTGCTCGAATTTCCAGGCGTCGTAAAAGAACTCTTGCCGAACGCGACATTCCTGGTCGAGCTGGAAAACGGCCATACGATCATCGCGCATACGGCAGGCAAGATGCGGAAAAACCGCATCCGTGTTCTGGCAGGCGACAAGGTACAGGTCGAGATGACCCCCTATGATTTGACCAAAGGTCGGATCAATTATCGGTTTAAATAG
- the hisD gene encoding histidinol dehydrogenase, producing the protein MPQFLDTSDIDFEAAFQALLGAKREDSPDVDAVVAGIIADVRARGDVAVLELTAKFDRLQLDADGLRFTRAEMEDYCAKVSDEDRAALELAATRIRDYHLRQMPEDAFWTDEAGASLGWRWTPVSAAGLYVPGGIATYPSSVLMNAVPAKVAGVGRLAMVVPTPDGMVNPLVLMAARIAGVDEIYRIGGAQAVAALAYGTETIAPVDKITGPGNAYVAAAKRRVFGKVGIDMIAGPSEILVIADKDNDPDWIALDLLSQAEHDESAQSILITDDAAFGQAVARAVEARLQTLERRAVAGPSWRDYGAIITVKNMAQAVVLSDIMAPEHLEICVADADGMADKITHAGAIFIGAWTPEAIGDYVGGPNHVLPTARSARFSSGLSVMDFLKRTTLAKMSPDALAAIGPAAERLAISESLQAHGLSVRARLDKLNRD; encoded by the coding sequence ATGCCACAGTTTTTAGATACTTCCGACATTGATTTTGAAGCTGCGTTTCAAGCATTGCTTGGCGCTAAGCGCGAGGATTCACCCGACGTAGACGCCGTTGTCGCGGGCATCATTGCGGACGTGCGCGCGCGCGGTGATGTTGCTGTGCTTGAATTGACGGCGAAATTTGATCGGTTGCAATTGGACGCAGATGGCCTGCGGTTCACGCGTGCCGAGATGGAAGACTATTGCGCTAAAGTCAGCGACGAAGACCGCGCCGCACTCGAATTGGCCGCGACGCGGATCAGGGATTATCACCTGCGCCAGATGCCCGAAGATGCGTTCTGGACGGACGAGGCGGGTGCGTCACTCGGGTGGCGCTGGACGCCTGTGTCGGCGGCTGGATTGTACGTGCCTGGCGGCATCGCGACCTATCCTTCAAGCGTTTTGATGAATGCGGTGCCTGCGAAAGTTGCGGGCGTTGGGCGTTTGGCCATGGTTGTGCCAACGCCGGACGGCATGGTAAACCCCCTTGTTCTTATGGCGGCGCGCATCGCTGGCGTGGATGAAATTTACCGCATAGGCGGCGCGCAAGCGGTTGCGGCGCTGGCCTATGGTACCGAAACGATTGCGCCCGTGGATAAGATCACCGGTCCGGGGAACGCCTATGTTGCGGCGGCGAAACGACGGGTATTTGGCAAGGTCGGCATCGATATGATCGCAGGGCCGTCGGAAATTTTGGTCATAGCCGATAAGGACAACGATCCAGACTGGATCGCGCTGGATTTGCTGTCACAGGCTGAACACGACGAGAGTGCGCAATCGATCCTGATCACCGATGATGCGGCATTCGGTCAGGCTGTGGCACGCGCGGTTGAAGCGCGGTTGCAGACCTTGGAACGTCGCGCGGTGGCGGGGCCAAGCTGGCGTGATTATGGCGCGATCATTACCGTGAAGAACATGGCGCAAGCTGTTGTTTTATCAGATATAATGGCGCCTGAGCATCTGGAGATTTGTGTCGCGGATGCAGATGGTATGGCGGATAAAATCACCCATGCGGGCGCGATATTTATTGGCGCGTGGACGCCGGAAGCCATCGGCGATTACGTTGGCGGGCCGAACCATGTTTTGCCGACGGCGCGGTCTGCGCGGTTTTCTAGTGGGTTGTCAGTGATGGATTTTCTAAAGCGCACGACGCTTGCGAAAATGTCGCCAGATGCGCTGGCGGCGATCGGCCCGGCGGCCGAACGACTTGCCATTTCCGAAAGTTTACAAGCACATGGGTTGAGCGTGCGTGCGCGGCTCGACAAGTTGAATAGGGACTAG
- a CDS encoding low molecular weight phosphatase family protein: MDRLPQSILFCCDHNSVRSPMAEGLAKKLYGTGVYLQSAGVKSYLDIDGFAVAVCMELGIELSRHRSRSFDEMVQWGDDLSSFDLVVALSPASQRRAQELTRHAHLEVEYWPILDPTGLGEGRDDRLASYRQARDQIHGRLIARWGTGNSED, from the coding sequence TTGGATCGCTTGCCACAGTCCATTTTGTTTTGTTGTGACCATAATTCTGTGCGCTCACCCATGGCCGAAGGACTGGCAAAAAAATTATATGGAACAGGTGTTTACTTACAATCCGCTGGTGTGAAATCCTATCTTGATATTGATGGTTTCGCGGTGGCTGTGTGCATGGAGCTAGGGATTGAGCTGTCGCGCCATCGCAGCCGATCATTTGATGAAATGGTGCAATGGGGGGATGATTTGTCGTCTTTCGATTTGGTCGTCGCCTTGTCGCCCGCCAGCCAGCGCCGCGCGCAGGAATTGACGCGCCATGCCCACTTGGAGGTTGAGTACTGGCCGATCTTGGACCCGACAGGTTTGGGCGAAGGCCGCGACGACCGCCTAGCGTCGTATCGTCAGGCCCGCGACCAGATCCATGGCCGCCTGATTGCCCGTTGGGGCACCGGAAATAGCGAAGATTGA